The following are encoded together in the Phoenix dactylifera cultivar Barhee BC4 unplaced genomic scaffold, palm_55x_up_171113_PBpolish2nd_filt_p 000144F, whole genome shotgun sequence genome:
- the LOC103719270 gene encoding 26S proteasome non-ATPase regulatory subunit 2 homolog A-like isoform X3: MPLDALMELVQQIVAFHMKHNAEPEAVDLLMEVEDLDLLIEHVDATNYKRACLYLTSSSSYLPSPDDVLALDIAYTIYMKFEDYASALRIALFIDNIQYVKQVYTSTEDLLLKKQFSYIIARHGLALELDDDIAADDDDKEALQDIVNNVKLGEGYLTLARDVEVMEPKSPEDIYKAHLIDGRASASSSLDSARQNLAATFVNAFVNAGFGQDKLMTVPSESTSGGSSGSWLFKNKEHGKASAAASLGMILLWDVDNGLAQIDKYLHSNDNHVVAGALLGVGIVNCGVKNDCDPVSCLLRVPTGAVISLFGCTLSHMEFCYLFIFFQALALLIDFVNKEDTIIRIGAILGLGIAYAGSHKDELKVRLSLILGDPKTPLEVLVFSAITLGLVYVGSCNEEIAQSIIFALMDRSDTELNEPLIRLLPVALGLLYLGKQDSVEATAEVSKTFNEKIRKYCDVTLLSLAYAGTGNVLKVQKLLGICAQHLDKGETHQGPAVLGIALIAMAEELGLDMAIRSLEHLLQYGEQNIRRAVPLALGILCISNPKVNVMDTLSRLSHDTDGDVSMAAIISLGLIGAGTNNARIAGMLRNLSSYYYKEAGHLFCVRIAQGLVHLGKGLLTLSPYHSDRFLLSPMALAGLVTVLHACLDMKSIILGKYHYLLYVLVLAMQPRMLMTVDETLKPLSVPVRVGQAVDVVGQAGRPKTITGFQTHSTPVLLAAGERAELATEKYIPLTRVLEGFVILRENPDYRDDH, from the exons ATGCCCTTAGATGCTCTAATGGAACTCGTTCAACAAATTGTTGCATTTCACATGAAG CATAATGCTGAGCCGGAAGCTGTAGATCTTCTGATGGAG GTTGAAGATCTTGATCTGTTGATTGAGCATGTTGATGCTACAAATTACAAGAGGGCATGCTTGTACCTTACCAGTTCTTCTAG CTATCTCCCAAGTCCTGATGATGTATTGGCGTTGGATATAGCGTATACGATTTATATGAAGTTTGAAGACTATGCAAGTGCCTTACGAATTGCACTCTTTATTGATAACATTCAG TATGTGAAACAAGTCTACACATCGACAGAGGATCTGTTGTTGAAGAAGCAATTTTCTTATATTATTGCTCGCCAT GGATTAGCACTGGAGCTTGATGATGATATAGCtgcagatgatgatgataaagAGGCCTTGCAAGATATAGTCAACAATGTTAAACTAGGTGAAGGATACCTTACTCTTGCTCGTGATGTTGAGGTCATGGAACCCAAATCTCCAGAAGACATCTATAAG GCACACTTGATTGATGGCCGAGCAAGTGCAAGTTCCAGTCTTGATTCAGCTCGACAAAATTTGGCGGCTACTTTCGTGAATGCATTTGTGAATGCTGGCTTTGGTCAG GATAAATTGATGACTGTCCCATCAGAATCTACAAGCGGTGGATCTTCGGGTAGCTGGTTGTTTAAGAACAAGGAGCATGGAAAGGCCAGTGCGGCAGCCAGCTTG GGGATGATTCTTTTGTGGGATGTGGACAATGGACTTGCTCAAATTGATAAATATCTGCACAGCAATGACAACCATGTTGTTGCGGGAGCTTTGCTAGGTGTTGGGATCGTCAACTGTGGTGTAAAGAATGACTGTGACCCTGTGAGTTGTCTTTTGCGTGTTCCCACAGGAGCGGTGATATCCTTGTTTGGTTGCACTTTATCTCATATGGAATTTTGctatttatttatctttttccaGGCTTTGGCACTTCTTATTGACTTTGTTAATAAAGAGGACACTATCATTCGAATTGGGGCAATTTTGGGCCTTGGCATTGCATATGCTGGTTCGCACAAAGATGAG CTTAAAGTTCGCCTGTCCCTTATATTGGGAGACCCAAAAACGCCTCTTGAAGTTCTTGTATTTTCTGCCATCACCCTGGGGTTGGTGTACGTTGGTTCTTGTAATGAAGAAATTGCTCAATCTATTATCTTTGCCTTAATGGACCGTAGTGACACTGAACTGAATGAACCGCTCATCCGCTTGCTCCCTGTAGCCCTTGGCCTTCTTTACCTTGGAAAGCAG GATAGTGTCGAAGCTACTGCAGAGGTTTCCAAGACATTTAatgaaaaaattagaaaatattgtGATGTCACACTCTTGTCTTTGGCATATGCTGGAACAGGAAACGTGCTTAAG GTCCAGAAGCTTTTGGGGATCTGTGCTCAACATCTAGATAAGGGTGAGACTCATCAGGGACCTGCTGTCCTTGGAATTGCTCTAATTGCAATGGCTGAAGAATTGGGTCTTGATATGGCTATCCGGTCTCTGGAGCACCTCTTGCAATATGGGGAGCAGAACATTAGACGAGCAGTACCTCTGGCTCTTGGAATACTATGCATATCCAATCCAAAG GTCAATGTCATGGACACGCTAAGCAGACTCAGTCATGATACAGATGGCGATGTGTCTATG GCAGCAATTATCTCCTTGGGTTTGATAGGTGCGGGCACCAATAATGCTAGAATAGCTGGCATGCTTCGTAACCTTTCAAGTTATTACTACAAAGAAGCTGGGCACCTCTTCTGT GTGAGAATTGCTCAAGGTCTTGTACACTTGGGCAAGGGTTTGCTAACTCTTTCACCTTACCACTCTGACCGGTTTTTATTATCTCC GATGGCTCTTGCTGGACTCGTTACTGTGTTGCATGCTTGTTTGGACATGAAGTCTATTATCCTTGGGAAGTATCACTACTTGCTTTATGTCCTTGTCTTAGCCATGCAG CCAAGGATGCTAATGACAGTGGATGAAACTCTGAAGCCTCTCTCTGTTCCTGTAAGAGTGGGTCAGGCTGTTGATGTGGTTGGGCAGGCGGGACGGCCGAAGACGATTACTGGATTTCAGACACATTCTACTCCTGTCTTACTCGCTGCGGGTGAACGGGCTGAGCTGGCTACCGAGAA GTACATTCCACTCACACGAGTATTGGAAGGATTTGTCATCTTGAGAGAGAATCCAGATTACCGTGATGATCATTAA